From a single Planctellipticum variicoloris genomic region:
- a CDS encoding sulfatase: MLDQAVPVLRCAALCLALVLAGWSSASAADRPNILLILADDFGWGDLGSYGGKIAPTPRLDQLAAEGTRFTQFYAAAPICSPSRCGLLTGQFPGRWRLNSYLQTRAGNRCCGQADFLDAKAPSLARMLKEAGYATAHVGKWHLGGGRDVKEAPLFESYGFVESAGTWESPEPHAKLGKPFPPWDRRLAPGQVSRWERTGWMVDHSLDFIRRHKDQPWFVNLWLDDTHDPYVSAEADWNGDLKTRGKFVEVLERLDQQMGRLLDGLAAAGEDRDTLVLFLGDNGPSPTYGRERTGGLRGAKLSLYEGGIRTPLLVRWPGHVPAGAVDETTVVSAVDFVPTVCALTGAAAPLAYDSDGEDQSAALRGEARLRTRPLLWEYGRNANCFRYPADAEERSPSLAIREGEWKLLVQNDGSGVELYNLSSDAQETSNVADQQPEIVKRLTEQVLGWRKTLP, from the coding sequence ATGCTCGACCAAGCGGTCCCTGTGTTGCGCTGCGCCGCGCTCTGTCTGGCTCTCGTTCTGGCCGGCTGGTCCTCCGCGTCGGCTGCGGACCGGCCCAACATTCTGCTGATCCTGGCGGACGACTTCGGCTGGGGAGATCTCGGCAGTTATGGGGGCAAAATTGCCCCGACGCCCCGGCTCGACCAGTTGGCGGCGGAGGGGACGCGATTCACGCAGTTCTACGCGGCGGCGCCGATCTGCTCTCCCTCGCGTTGCGGCCTGCTGACCGGTCAGTTTCCCGGTCGGTGGCGGCTCAACAGTTACCTGCAGACCCGGGCCGGCAACCGCTGCTGCGGGCAGGCGGACTTTCTCGACGCCAAGGCGCCGTCGCTGGCGCGGATGCTCAAGGAGGCCGGTTACGCAACGGCTCACGTCGGCAAGTGGCACCTGGGGGGCGGTCGCGATGTCAAAGAGGCGCCGCTGTTCGAAAGCTACGGGTTCGTCGAGTCGGCGGGGACCTGGGAGAGTCCCGAGCCGCACGCCAAGCTGGGGAAGCCGTTTCCGCCGTGGGACCGTCGGCTGGCGCCGGGGCAGGTGTCGCGCTGGGAGCGGACGGGCTGGATGGTCGATCATTCGCTCGATTTCATCCGTCGCCACAAGGACCAGCCGTGGTTTGTCAATTTGTGGCTCGATGACACGCACGATCCCTATGTTTCCGCCGAAGCCGACTGGAATGGCGACTTGAAGACGCGGGGCAAGTTTGTGGAGGTGCTGGAGCGGCTGGATCAGCAGATGGGGCGGCTGCTGGACGGTCTGGCGGCGGCGGGAGAAGACCGGGACACGCTGGTCTTGTTTCTGGGAGACAACGGGCCGAGCCCCACCTATGGGCGCGAACGGACCGGCGGGCTGCGAGGGGCCAAGCTCAGTCTGTACGAGGGGGGGATTCGCACGCCGTTGCTTGTCCGCTGGCCGGGCCACGTTCCGGCGGGGGCCGTCGACGAGACGACGGTGGTGTCTGCGGTCGATTTCGTGCCGACGGTCTGCGCGCTGACGGGGGCCGCGGCGCCGCTGGCCTATGATTCGGATGGCGAAGATCAGTCCGCCGCGTTGCGGGGCGAAGCCCGGCTGCGGACTCGGCCGCTGCTGTGGGAATATGGTCGAAATGCCAACTGTTTCCGCTACCCGGCTGACGCGGAAGAGCGTTCGCCAAGTCTGGCAATCCGGGAGGGGGAGTGGAAGCTGCTCGTTCAAAACGACGGCAGCGGGGTCGAGTTGTACAACCTGAGCAGCGATGCTCAGGAGACGAGCAACGTTGCCGATCAGCAGCCGGAGATTGTGAAGCGGCTGACGGAGCAGGTGCTGGGCTGGAGGAAGACGCTGCCGTAG
- a CDS encoding TIGR00730 family Rossman fold protein yields the protein MSEIRFKPGRAPARLWIPPAPERSLLEDRRLLGGPRSRTAEFFRVLRIVWEFISGFQKLHWLGPCVTVFGSARFDDPHPYYQLARQVGAAVAREGFTIITGGGPGIMEAANRGAKDVRGRSVGCNIVLSHEQHANPYIDKLVTFRYFFVRKVMLVKYSQAFLIFPGGFGTLDEAFEAATLVQTEKISNFPLIFVGCDYWQPLFDFLRDRLLKDHAIDPLDLDRLVLTDSVEEIIEHLNGCPSVPQKREGGRVVTRKWQSQPGFSE from the coding sequence ATGTCAGAGATCCGCTTCAAACCGGGACGGGCGCCTGCGCGATTGTGGATTCCCCCGGCGCCGGAGCGTTCGCTGCTCGAAGATCGGCGGCTGCTGGGAGGGCCGCGGTCGCGAACGGCGGAGTTCTTCCGAGTCCTGCGGATCGTCTGGGAGTTTATTTCCGGGTTCCAGAAGCTGCACTGGCTGGGACCGTGCGTCACGGTCTTCGGATCCGCCCGGTTCGACGATCCGCACCCCTATTACCAACTGGCGCGCCAGGTCGGCGCGGCCGTGGCGCGCGAGGGGTTCACGATCATCACTGGCGGGGGGCCGGGGATCATGGAAGCGGCGAACCGCGGCGCCAAGGACGTGCGGGGCCGGAGCGTCGGCTGCAATATCGTGCTGTCGCACGAACAGCACGCCAATCCCTACATCGACAAGCTCGTCACCTTCCGCTACTTCTTCGTCCGCAAGGTGATGCTGGTCAAGTACTCGCAGGCGTTTCTGATTTTTCCCGGCGGTTTCGGCACGCTGGATGAAGCGTTCGAAGCGGCGACGCTGGTGCAGACCGAGAAGATCTCCAATTTCCCGCTGATTTTCGTCGGTTGCGATTACTGGCAGCCTCTTTTCGACTTCCTGCGCGACCGGCTGCTGAAGGACCACGCCATCGATCCGCTCGATCTGGACCGGCTGGTCCTCACCGATTCCGTCGAGGAGATCATCGAACACCTCAACGGCTGCCCGTCAGTGCCGCAGAAACGCGAGGGGGGACGGGTCGTCACCCGCAAGTGGCAGTCCCAGCCAGGATTCAGCGAATAG
- a CDS encoding AAA family ATPase, which produces MIEHVEIGGVRLNLSQSDNSPGEWIGQREVLKQLLACWLVVDDKDQPLAPRLVGAPGIGKTTLAVAAGRVRQQELYIYQCTADTRPEDLLVTPVLAEDGQIKYHASPLVTAMVRGGICILDEGNRMNEKSWASLAPLLDHRRYVESIVAGISIHAHRDFRCAVTMNDDESTFEIPDYIQSRLQPTLTLGHPNRDDELAILRYHLPFAEAEMLQLTVEFLQQSHDLNLDFSTRDGINVLRYAMKRLAQDPSHPVGKDHFWQEALIACLGDEALDLDRLAARRQQTLGGSTLPMGLGDFFFNPQDPLHPDNDDDEDDDDDFEDEDDEI; this is translated from the coding sequence ATGATAGAGCATGTCGAGATCGGTGGTGTCCGCCTGAACCTCAGCCAGTCGGACAACTCGCCCGGCGAATGGATCGGCCAGCGCGAGGTCCTCAAGCAACTCCTGGCCTGCTGGCTGGTCGTCGACGACAAAGACCAGCCTCTGGCGCCGCGGCTCGTCGGCGCTCCCGGCATCGGCAAGACCACCCTGGCGGTCGCCGCCGGCCGCGTCCGCCAGCAGGAGCTTTACATCTATCAGTGCACCGCCGACACCCGCCCCGAAGACCTGCTGGTGACTCCCGTTCTCGCCGAGGACGGGCAGATCAAGTACCACGCTTCGCCGCTTGTGACGGCGATGGTCCGGGGGGGCATCTGCATTCTCGACGAAGGCAACCGGATGAACGAGAAGTCCTGGGCCAGTCTGGCCCCGCTGCTCGACCACCGGCGGTACGTCGAGTCGATTGTGGCGGGAATCTCCATTCACGCCCACCGCGACTTCCGCTGCGCCGTCACCATGAACGACGACGAATCGACGTTCGAAATTCCGGACTACATCCAGAGCCGGCTGCAGCCGACGCTGACGCTCGGCCATCCCAATCGAGACGACGAACTGGCGATTCTGCGCTACCACCTGCCGTTCGCCGAGGCGGAAATGCTGCAGCTCACGGTGGAGTTCCTGCAGCAGTCTCACGACCTCAATCTCGACTTTTCGACGCGCGACGGCATCAACGTGCTGCGCTATGCCATGAAGCGGCTGGCCCAGGACCCGTCGCACCCCGTCGGCAAGGATCACTTCTGGCAGGAGGCGCTGATCGCCTGCCTGGGCGACGAAGCCCTCGACCTCGACCGCCTCGCCGCGCGACGCCAGCAGACGCTGGGCGGATCCACGCTCCCGATGGGCCTGGGCGACTTCTTCTTCAACCCCCAGGACCCGCTCCACCCGGACAACGATGACGACGAAGATGATGACGACGATTTCGAAGATGAAGACGACGAAATCTGA
- a CDS encoding DUF1559 domain-containing protein, with the protein MLRQPARKPASRSHGFTLIELLVVIAIIAILIALLLPAVQQAREAARRTQCKNNLKQLGLALHNYHDTFTVFPPGGTYYANIASQPGSWSTQSRLLPYVDQANLHNLIDFSQGYSAQTTVSQIRIAMFICPSDVNDRANGAHWPITYAANFGEWLLWNPTNNQFGSGAFGPNSRTGARDFTDGTSNTIGFSEVKAWQPYLRMTSGTPTRPTSPMGVASLGGTLRLTGHTEWVEGRAAQMSFTTTFGPNAECLYDDAGTPRDIDFMAVSEGSSATESSFGSLTSRSYHTGIVHSLLMDGSVRSVSENLDINVWRNLGTRAGGEVVSEF; encoded by the coding sequence ATGTTGCGCCAGCCCGCCCGCAAGCCAGCCAGCCGCTCTCACGGATTCACGTTGATTGAACTGCTCGTCGTGATCGCGATCATCGCGATTCTGATCGCGTTGCTGCTGCCCGCCGTGCAGCAGGCGCGAGAGGCCGCCCGACGGACGCAGTGCAAGAACAATCTGAAACAGCTCGGCCTGGCGCTGCATAACTACCACGACACCTTCACGGTGTTCCCGCCGGGGGGGACGTACTACGCGAACATTGCGAGCCAGCCGGGGAGCTGGTCGACTCAGTCCCGGCTGCTGCCGTATGTCGATCAGGCGAATCTGCATAATCTGATCGACTTCAGCCAGGGCTACAGTGCGCAGACGACCGTCTCTCAGATTCGCATCGCCATGTTCATCTGCCCGAGCGACGTCAACGATCGCGCCAACGGCGCGCACTGGCCGATCACGTATGCGGCGAACTTCGGCGAGTGGCTGTTGTGGAATCCGACGAACAACCAGTTCGGGTCAGGGGCCTTCGGTCCGAACAGCCGGACTGGAGCGCGCGATTTCACTGACGGGACCAGCAATACGATCGGCTTTTCGGAAGTGAAGGCGTGGCAGCCGTATCTGCGGATGACGAGCGGGACGCCGACTCGACCAACCAGCCCGATGGGCGTCGCCAGCCTTGGCGGAACGCTCCGGCTGACCGGCCACACCGAGTGGGTGGAAGGTCGGGCCGCTCAGATGTCGTTTACCACGACGTTCGGGCCCAACGCGGAGTGCTTATACGATGACGCCGGCACGCCGCGAGATATCGACTTTATGGCGGTTTCCGAGGGAAGCAGCGCGACGGAGTCGTCGTTCGGGTCCCTGACGTCGCGCAGCTACCACACGGGGATCGTGCATTCGCTGCTGATGGACGGCTCGGTTCGGAGCGTCAGCGAAAACCTCGACATTAACGTCTGGCGCAACCTGGGGACGCGGGCCGGAGGCGAAGTGGTGTCGGAGTTCTAG
- the hemP gene encoding hemin uptake protein HemP produces the protein MLSEKTSNPPETPEPVRESAVTPPRTVSSDDLFQGGHELLIEHHGEVYRLRLTKTGKLILNK, from the coding sequence GTGCTCTCAGAAAAGACTTCCAACCCGCCGGAGACGCCGGAACCCGTCCGCGAATCCGCCGTCACCCCACCCCGAACCGTCTCCTCGGACGACCTCTTCCAGGGGGGGCACGAGCTGCTGATCGAGCATCACGGCGAAGTCTACCGATTGCGGCTGACCAAAACCGGCAAGCTCATTCTCAACAAATGA
- a CDS encoding App1 family protein translates to MSLFRPFHPPRKTLSLHEQIVFYPSYASRAAGGWNIVIQGVVFDSRMTWLRRMPVMGLLRRAMRVDHSALDFFRDRMRHFLLDCPHGRQIVVDIAGRPQVITESGVAGLFRSEVAVSEDQLSAFPQEIVGGAPWVEFQAVLPTGDHREFVGRAQLVEPVGVSVISDVDDTIKHSNVPNRRDLFHNTFARSFKPVVGMPELYRDCHAAGAVFHYVSASPWQLFGPLSEFWKAEGFPPGSFHLKRFRIRDTARKLRMSRQVPHKRAAIAPILDAFPRRKFLLFGDSGEQDPEIYGQFLRERPEQIAGVFIRGIRGESRRDGKLQKAFAGTDESRWNVYADGQAMRDAALARLNQALMVDR, encoded by the coding sequence GTGAGTCTGTTTCGACCGTTCCATCCGCCCCGCAAGACTCTCTCGCTGCACGAGCAGATCGTGTTCTATCCGTCGTACGCTTCGCGTGCCGCAGGAGGATGGAACATTGTCATTCAGGGGGTCGTCTTCGATTCCCGGATGACGTGGCTGCGGCGGATGCCGGTCATGGGACTGCTCCGGCGGGCGATGCGCGTCGATCACAGCGCCCTCGATTTCTTCCGCGACCGGATGCGGCACTTTCTGCTCGACTGCCCGCACGGACGGCAGATCGTCGTCGATATCGCGGGACGGCCGCAGGTCATCACCGAGTCGGGCGTGGCCGGGCTGTTCCGCAGCGAGGTAGCCGTCAGCGAAGACCAGCTCAGTGCGTTTCCGCAGGAGATCGTCGGCGGGGCGCCGTGGGTCGAGTTCCAGGCGGTGCTGCCGACGGGCGATCATCGGGAGTTTGTGGGGCGGGCGCAGCTTGTGGAGCCGGTGGGGGTCTCGGTGATTTCCGATGTGGACGACACGATCAAGCACAGCAACGTGCCGAATCGGCGGGATCTGTTCCACAACACGTTTGCGCGGTCGTTCAAACCGGTGGTCGGAATGCCGGAACTGTATCGGGACTGTCACGCGGCCGGGGCTGTGTTTCATTACGTCTCGGCGAGCCCGTGGCAGCTCTTCGGGCCGTTGAGCGAGTTCTGGAAGGCGGAGGGATTTCCTCCCGGATCGTTTCACCTGAAGCGGTTCCGGATCCGGGATACGGCCCGCAAGCTGCGGATGTCGCGGCAGGTGCCGCACAAGCGGGCGGCGATTGCGCCGATTCTGGACGCGTTTCCCCGGCGGAAGTTTCTGCTGTTCGGGGATTCGGGGGAGCAGGATCCGGAGATTTACGGACAGTTCCTGCGCGAGCGCCCCGAGCAGATCGCCGGGGTCTTTATCCGCGGGATTCGGGGCGAATCGCGGCGCGACGGCAAGTTGCAGAAGGCGTTTGCCGGGACGGACGAGTCGCGCTGGAATGTCTACGCGGACGGCCAGGCGATGCGGGATGCGGCGCTGGCCCGGCTGAACCAGGCGTTGATGGTTGATCGTTGA
- a CDS encoding phytanoyl-CoA dioxygenase family protein, with amino-acid sequence MSRLPLSDADVARFAADGYVVVENLLDAEEISLLRDIARADHALQQEAGSRADGEGGAVKLVVRNDLPEDTIYGALVRSRRIVSTMQRLLGDEVYHYHHKMILKEARVGGAWAWHQDYGYWYNNGCLFPDMGSCMIAVDRATRENGCLQVVPGSHLLGRIDHGKVGEQTGADPERVQAVLQRLALVYCELEPGSAIFFHSNVLHRSDQNTSDQPRWAFIACYNTRHNDPCKESRHPRYSPLEVWDDGRVREAGRRQRQALEPVADV; translated from the coding sequence ATGAGCCGCCTGCCGCTGTCCGACGCCGACGTCGCCCGTTTCGCGGCCGACGGTTATGTGGTCGTGGAGAACCTGCTCGACGCCGAGGAGATCTCGCTGCTGCGGGACATCGCCCGCGCCGACCATGCGCTGCAGCAGGAGGCGGGGAGCCGGGCGGATGGCGAAGGGGGGGCGGTCAAGCTGGTGGTGCGGAACGACCTGCCGGAAGACACGATCTACGGTGCGCTGGTTCGCAGCCGGCGGATCGTCTCGACGATGCAGCGGCTGCTGGGGGACGAAGTCTACCATTATCACCATAAGATGATTCTCAAGGAAGCCCGCGTCGGCGGGGCGTGGGCGTGGCACCAGGATTACGGCTACTGGTACAACAATGGCTGTCTGTTCCCGGACATGGGAAGCTGCATGATCGCGGTCGACCGGGCGACGCGCGAGAACGGCTGTCTGCAGGTCGTTCCCGGTTCGCATCTGCTGGGACGGATCGACCACGGGAAGGTGGGCGAACAGACCGGGGCGGATCCGGAGCGGGTGCAGGCCGTGCTGCAGCGGCTGGCACTGGTCTATTGCGAGCTTGAGCCGGGCTCCGCGATTTTCTTTCACTCCAACGTGCTGCATCGCTCGGACCAGAATACGAGCGACCAACCGCGGTGGGCCTTTATCGCCTGTTACAACACGCGGCATAACGATCCCTGCAAGGAGTCGCGGCACCCGCGGTATTCGCCGCTGGAGGTCTGGGACGACGGTCGGGTGCGGGAGGCGGGCCGGCGGCAGCGGCAGGCGCTGGAGCCTGTTGCGGACGTCTGA
- a CDS encoding class I SAM-dependent methyltransferase has product MPENVTQRFSNRVDDYVRARPGYPAEFVDTLEQEAGLTAGALVADLGAGTGISSELFLERGYPVIAIEPNAAMRQAAEERLSGGPGYTSLDGTAEATGLPDTSVDLILAAQAFHWFNQPAAKQEFTRILRPDGVVALLWNSRLTDATPFLQDYEALLQEFGTDYQQVNHQQYDTPVVQAFYAPRPVERRVFPNTQRLDRDGLRSRLLSSSYVPPAEDPRSRPMLDRLDQTFDRHAQHGVVELKYETVLFFGRW; this is encoded by the coding sequence ATGCCGGAAAATGTCACTCAGCGGTTCTCAAATCGAGTGGACGACTACGTCCGGGCACGGCCGGGATACCCGGCCGAGTTCGTCGACACGCTGGAACAGGAAGCCGGACTGACGGCAGGCGCCCTCGTCGCCGATCTGGGGGCCGGGACCGGCATCTCCTCCGAACTGTTCCTCGAACGCGGCTATCCCGTCATTGCCATCGAGCCGAACGCCGCCATGCGGCAGGCCGCCGAGGAACGACTGAGCGGCGGCCCCGGCTACACCTCCCTGGACGGCACCGCGGAAGCCACCGGACTCCCTGACACTTCGGTTGACCTGATCCTCGCCGCGCAGGCCTTCCACTGGTTCAATCAGCCCGCCGCGAAACAGGAATTCACCCGCATCCTGCGCCCCGACGGCGTCGTCGCCCTGCTCTGGAACTCACGCCTGACAGACGCCACGCCGTTTCTCCAGGACTACGAAGCCCTGCTCCAGGAGTTCGGCACCGACTACCAGCAGGTCAACCACCAGCAGTACGACACCCCCGTCGTGCAGGCGTTCTATGCGCCGCGACCCGTCGAAAGACGAGTCTTTCCCAACACGCAGCGCCTCGACCGCGACGGTCTGCGCAGCCGGCTCCTCTCCTCCTCTTACGTCCCGCCGGCCGAAGATCCCCGCTCCCGCCCGATGCTCGACCGGCTCGATCAGACCTTCGATCGCCACGCGCAACACGGCGTCGTCGAACTGAAGTACGAAACGGTACTTTTCTTCGGACGATGGTAA
- a CDS encoding tetratricopeptide repeat protein, producing the protein MTCWLLCDAPLPLSVFTAALAYGLPLLAFAYFLFWLWMLVHCIVYEPDKFFWVWLLLIAWFPGAIIYAVMRYFPAREFVGPRWLRRSFRGRELRRLEIATQQIGNAHQFVVYGDALRELGLTSQARAAYADALQKDPKLLPALWGAAQVAVAEKKPAEVRDLTQRVLEIDPQYKFGDVSLAYGRALEDLGETAAAREHFARHVSRWRHPEAVYRLATLYEAAGDRHAAREQAQALLRDLATCPAAIARKHGRWQSRARQLLKR; encoded by the coding sequence ATGACCTGCTGGCTGCTCTGCGATGCTCCACTGCCGCTGTCCGTCTTCACCGCCGCGCTGGCGTACGGGCTGCCCCTGCTGGCCTTCGCGTACTTCCTCTTCTGGCTGTGGATGCTGGTCCATTGCATCGTCTACGAGCCCGACAAGTTCTTCTGGGTCTGGCTCCTGCTCATCGCCTGGTTTCCCGGCGCAATCATCTACGCCGTCATGCGCTACTTCCCCGCCAGGGAGTTCGTCGGACCGCGCTGGCTGCGACGCTCCTTTCGCGGCCGGGAACTGCGACGACTCGAAATCGCCACGCAGCAGATCGGCAACGCCCACCAGTTCGTCGTCTACGGCGACGCGCTGCGGGAACTGGGGCTGACGTCTCAGGCGCGCGCCGCATATGCCGACGCTCTGCAGAAAGATCCGAAGCTGCTTCCAGCACTGTGGGGTGCGGCCCAGGTTGCTGTCGCCGAGAAGAAACCGGCGGAGGTCCGGGATCTGACGCAGCGCGTGCTCGAAATCGACCCGCAGTACAAATTCGGCGACGTTTCCCTGGCGTACGGACGAGCGCTGGAAGACCTCGGCGAGACCGCCGCCGCCCGCGAGCACTTCGCCCGGCACGTCAGCCGCTGGCGACATCCCGAGGCCGTCTACCGGCTGGCAACCCTCTACGAGGCCGCCGGCGACCGACACGCCGCCCGCGAACAGGCCCAGGCGCTGCTCCGCGACCTGGCCACGTGCCCGGCCGCCATCGCCCGCAAACACGGCCGCTGGCAAAGCCGGGCGAGGCAGTTGCTGAAGCGTTGA
- the argC gene encoding N-acetyl-gamma-glutamyl-phosphate reductase, whose translation MTRAAILGATGYTALELLKILLVHPHAQVTAVTSRTETAHISEVHPLLAGRLDLRLENLSPEQLAGRADVVFCCLPHVASMDTVPKLLAAGLKVVDLSADYRLNDPAVYEKWYGHVHTDPTRLGSTVYGLPELFADRIAGQSLVANPGCYTSTSILALAPLICGGFVEPTGIIIDAKSGVSGAGRTAKQNLLYAECNENFAAYAVGSHRHQPEIEQVLTTASGQAVDVIFTPHLTPMDRGIEATIYARPKKPATQAELLAACREFYQDKPFVRVVDRIPGTKDTAYTNFCDITVRIVKDRVVVLACLDNLIKGASGVAVQNFNLLCGFPETAGFFR comes from the coding sequence ATGACTCGCGCCGCCATCCTGGGAGCCACCGGTTACACGGCTCTCGAACTGCTCAAGATTCTGCTCGTCCATCCGCACGCTCAGGTGACGGCGGTCACCAGCCGGACGGAGACTGCTCACATCAGCGAGGTTCATCCGTTGCTGGCGGGCCGGCTCGATCTGCGGCTGGAGAACCTGTCTCCCGAGCAGCTCGCCGGGCGGGCCGACGTCGTGTTCTGCTGCCTGCCGCACGTCGCCAGCATGGACACGGTCCCCAAGCTGCTGGCGGCGGGATTGAAGGTGGTTGATCTGAGCGCGGACTACCGGCTCAACGATCCCGCCGTCTACGAAAAGTGGTACGGCCACGTCCATACCGATCCGACGAGACTGGGAAGCACGGTCTACGGGTTGCCGGAGCTGTTTGCCGACAGGATCGCCGGCCAGTCGCTGGTGGCCAATCCGGGGTGTTATACGAGCACGTCGATTCTCGCGCTCGCGCCGCTGATCTGCGGCGGATTCGTCGAGCCGACGGGGATCATCATCGACGCCAAGAGCGGCGTTTCCGGGGCCGGGCGGACGGCGAAGCAGAACCTGCTGTATGCCGAGTGCAACGAGAACTTCGCCGCGTATGCGGTCGGCTCGCACCGGCACCAGCCGGAGATCGAGCAGGTGCTGACGACCGCCAGCGGTCAGGCGGTGGATGTGATCTTCACGCCGCACCTGACGCCGATGGACCGGGGGATCGAAGCCACGATCTACGCAAGGCCCAAGAAACCGGCGACACAGGCTGAGTTGCTGGCGGCCTGCCGGGAGTTCTACCAGGACAAGCCGTTCGTCCGGGTTGTGGACCGGATACCGGGGACGAAGGACACCGCTTACACGAACTTCTGCGACATCACGGTGCGGATCGTGAAGGATCGGGTGGTGGTGCTGGCCTGCCTGGACAACCTGATCAAGGGGGCCAGCGGCGTGGCTGTGCAGAACTTCAACCTGCTGTGCGGGTTTCCGGAGACGGCGGGGTTTTTTCGTTGA
- a CDS encoding IS4 family transposase — MAEKGLTEEERRELIGPLAGTVLLRRIFPLLQRLAPCGTERDTARNRQLFYSQYAALLLIGFFNPVLKSARALVAASGLKKVQQLAGGQKVSAGAFSEASSVFDPSLLEGLVHELRRQFARHQFRVSRSGRLGRLPNPIVERLVAVDGTVLSALPQIAARLGRGSQGQWRLHTQLRIHDQRVVASTLTEEPAKGPHSERAVTLQQIQAREPQPAGAPGDLYILDRGYRSAVVFNELVEARCDYVCRLNRGDGRVVEGPVNDANGHAVQLPALTEADRAAGVVADELIALGGGSGASPARTNHVVRRITVEPVPGRPSSARQGRLRSDQTGREGLILATTLLDLPAEQVVLIYECRWQIELFFRFLKQVLGCQQLLSAKTRGVEIQLYCSLLAGLLLALATGGNLSRRAYEMVCLYMTGWADDEELLAAFPQPP, encoded by the coding sequence ATGGCGGAGAAGGGGCTGACGGAGGAGGAGCGGCGGGAGCTGATTGGTCCTTTGGCCGGGACCGTCCTGCTGCGGCGCATCTTTCCGCTGCTGCAACGATTGGCTCCCTGCGGGACAGAACGCGACACCGCTCGCAACCGGCAGCTGTTCTACAGCCAGTATGCCGCGCTCCTCCTGATCGGCTTCTTCAACCCCGTTCTCAAGTCCGCCCGGGCGCTCGTCGCAGCCTCGGGACTGAAAAAGGTCCAACAGCTCGCCGGCGGGCAAAAGGTCTCGGCCGGGGCCTTCTCCGAGGCCTCGTCCGTCTTCGATCCCTCGCTCCTGGAAGGACTCGTTCACGAACTCCGCCGCCAGTTCGCCCGGCATCAGTTCCGCGTGAGCCGCAGCGGTCGGCTGGGACGCCTTCCCAACCCGATCGTCGAACGTCTCGTCGCCGTCGACGGGACCGTGCTGTCGGCCTTGCCGCAGATCGCCGCCCGGCTGGGACGCGGTTCTCAAGGCCAGTGGCGGCTGCACACCCAGCTTCGCATTCACGACCAGAGGGTCGTGGCCTCGACCCTCACCGAGGAGCCGGCCAAAGGGCCGCACTCCGAGCGCGCCGTCACGCTCCAGCAGATCCAGGCCCGCGAACCGCAACCCGCCGGTGCGCCGGGAGACCTTTATATTCTGGACCGGGGCTATCGCTCGGCCGTGGTGTTCAACGAACTGGTCGAAGCCCGCTGCGACTACGTCTGCCGGCTCAATCGCGGGGACGGTCGCGTGGTCGAGGGACCGGTCAACGACGCGAACGGTCATGCGGTTCAACTCCCCGCGCTCACCGAAGCCGATCGCGCCGCGGGGGTCGTGGCGGATGAACTGATCGCGCTGGGCGGCGGCAGCGGAGCCAGTCCCGCAAGAACCAATCACGTCGTGCGGCGGATCACCGTCGAGCCAGTGCCCGGTCGACCAAGTTCGGCAAGGCAGGGGCGGCTTCGCAGCGACCAGACCGGGCGGGAAGGCCTGATCCTGGCCACGACGCTGCTGGATCTCCCGGCCGAACAGGTGGTGCTAATCTATGAATGCCGGTGGCAGATCGAGCTGTTCTTCCGGTTTCTGAAGCAGGTGCTGGGCTGCCAGCAACTGCTCTCGGCGAAGACGCGGGGCGTGGAGATCCAGCTCTACTGTTCGCTGCTCGCCGGGCTGCTCCTGGCCCTGGCGACGGGAGGCAACCTGTCGCGTCGAGCGTATGAAATGGTCTGTCTCTACATGACCGGCTGGGCCGACGACGAAGAACTCCTCGCCGCCTTCCCCCAGCCGCCATAG